Proteins from a single region of Crassaminicella profunda:
- the codY gene encoding GTP-sensing pleiotropic transcriptional regulator CodY, which produces MSTTLLEKTRKLNKILQQSGNVPVSFAELCKTLSGVLDSNVYVANKRGKVLGIHLIDESENPIIVDSDTGKQKFPEEYNEQLLKITDTKHNVTGDALLEIFKYDVESVSKLVTIVPINGSGQRLGTLILSRHGKEFTDEDLVLAEYSATIVGMEILRAKSEEIEEEARKKAVVQMAIGTLSYSELEAVEHIFDELEGTEGLLVASKIADRVGITRSVIVNALRKFESAGVIESRSLGMKGTHIKILNNKLIDELEKLKR; this is translated from the coding sequence ATGAGTACTACATTATTGGAAAAAACGAGAAAGCTTAATAAAATATTGCAACAATCAGGAAATGTACCTGTTTCATTTGCGGAGTTATGTAAAACTTTGAGTGGTGTATTGGATTCTAATGTATATGTTGCAAATAAGAGAGGGAAGGTTTTAGGCATTCATTTGATAGATGAATCAGAAAATCCTATTATTGTTGATTCTGATACAGGAAAGCAAAAATTTCCAGAAGAGTACAATGAGCAATTATTAAAAATTACGGATACAAAACACAATGTAACAGGAGATGCACTTCTTGAAATTTTTAAATATGATGTTGAAAGTGTGAGTAAATTAGTAACGATTGTACCTATTAATGGAAGTGGTCAGAGACTTGGTACACTAATATTATCAAGACATGGCAAGGAATTTACAGATGAAGATTTAGTATTGGCTGAATATAGTGCTACCATTGTAGGAATGGAAATACTTAGAGCTAAAAGTGAAGAAATTGAAGAAGAGGCAAGAAAAAAGGCAGTTGTGCAGATGGCTATAGGAACACTTTCTTACTCAGAATTAGAAGCTGTAGAACATATCTTTGATGAACTTGAAGGAACAGAAGGTTTATTGGTAGCTAGTAAGATTGCAGATAGAGTAGGTATAACAAGATCTGTGATTGTAAATGCTTTAAGAAAATTTGAAAGTGCTGGAGTTATAGAATCAAGATCTTTAGGAATGAAAGGTACACATATTAAAATTCTTAATAATAAATTAATTGATGAGTTGGAAAAATTAAAAAGATAA